A single genomic interval of Qingrenia yutianensis harbors:
- a CDS encoding ATP-binding cassette domain-containing protein: MIIIRGLNKAFGEKIIFSNFNLEIPDGSFVVISGDSGSGKSTLLNMIGGIEKPDSGSIIIEGLNITRLKNKNSFFADTVGFLFQNFALLENKTVKENLSLIKKSSRTKVSLKEALNRVGLSKEVNKKVYQLSGGEQQRVALARLMMKKCSVVLADEPTGSLDKKNRDIVMRLLHELNEEGKTVIIVTHDQGIIEDEPYVVKI; encoded by the coding sequence ATGATTATAATTCGTGGCTTAAATAAAGCATTTGGAGAGAAAATAATTTTCTCCAACTTTAATTTGGAAATTCCGGATGGAAGTTTTGTAGTAATCAGCGGGGATAGCGGCAGTGGAAAAAGCACTTTGCTCAATATGATTGGTGGTATCGAAAAGCCGGATAGCGGCAGTATCATAATCGAAGGGCTGAATATTACCCGGCTTAAAAATAAAAACAGTTTTTTTGCGGATACAGTGGGGTTTCTTTTTCAGAATTTTGCACTGCTTGAAAATAAGACAGTTAAAGAAAATTTAAGTTTGATTAAAAAATCAAGCCGAACTAAAGTATCACTTAAAGAAGCTCTTAATCGTGTGGGGTTATCAAAGGAAGTTAACAAAAAAGTTTATCAGCTTTCCGGTGGTGAACAACAGAGAGTTGCTTTAGCTCGTCTTATGATGAAAAAATGTTCTGTTGTTTTGGCAGATGAACCTACTGGCTCACTTGACAAGAAAAATAGAGATATTGTTATGAGGTTATTGCACGAACTCAATGAAGAAGGTAAAACGGTTATCATTGTTACCCACGATCAGGGTATTATTGAAGATGAACCTTATGTTGTGAAAATCTGA
- a CDS encoding DUF3847 domain-containing protein: MTKPKTLDQLRAEKERAETQLAQEKHKLERLENRKKYLEKGERTKRTHRLCNLGGTIESLAPEVKDLTRTEMTELMEHIFSLSEVQRAVRHMAITHTNQANREKELKADGTISSERHAD; the protein is encoded by the coding sequence ATGACAAAACCGAAAACCCTCGATCAGCTTCGAGCCGAAAAGGAACGAGCTGAGACGCAGCTTGCACAGGAGAAGCACAAGCTGGAGCGTCTGGAGAACAGAAAGAAGTATCTGGAGAAAGGCGAACGCACCAAGCGCACCCACCGCCTTTGCAATCTGGGCGGCACGATTGAGAGCCTTGCCCCGGAGGTCAAAGATCTCACACGCACCGAAATGACAGAGCTGATGGAACACATCTTTTCTCTGTCCGAAGTCCAGCGAGCCGTCCGGCACATGGCGATTACTCACACCAACCAAGCGAACAGAGAAAAGGAGCTGAAAGCCGATGGCACTATTTCATCTGAGCGTCACGCAGACTAA
- the mobQ gene encoding MobQ family relaxase, which translates to MALFHLSVTQTKRSAGQSAIASAAYRAGERLYSEYYGEYSDYTRKGGVICSDILLPSHAPPEYADRQTLWNAVEKAERGKNAQLAYSFDIALQNEFSLEENIALARQFLLENFVSRGMVVDFAVHQPDREDGGIPNPHFHVLCPIRPIEQNGKWGLKQRRVYELDEDGNRIRDQNGEFVFNAVPTTDWGSPETLEYWRQTWAELCNAKFAEKGLDVRIDHRSYERQGVELLPTVHEGATVRAMEKKGIRTEKGEFNRWIRATNAVIRDIKKKIALLFDWIAEAKAELAKPQAPDLVSLLNAYYTQRRAGAYSQKGKVSNLKEMNETFNYLRANGIYSLEDLEHRVSEHSAATESLKKTLDEQTARMKAIKQLYDSSAAFQSLKPVYDGLQKIKFEKPRAKYKAEHEAKLKQFYAARRKLTGEFPDGKVDMKKLTEEYDELEQAHETTYGEFKTVRDDLHRLWKVKSCVDTATRFNERAEEQKLQNRPQTRHKKEELSR; encoded by the coding sequence ATGGCACTATTTCATCTGAGCGTCACGCAGACTAAGCGAAGCGCAGGACAGTCCGCTATTGCTTCTGCCGCCTACCGTGCCGGGGAGCGATTGTATAGCGAGTATTACGGCGAATACAGCGACTACACCCGCAAGGGCGGCGTGATCTGCTCTGACATTCTCCTGCCGTCCCATGCACCGCCCGAATACGCAGACCGCCAGACCCTATGGAACGCCGTGGAAAAAGCCGAGCGTGGAAAGAACGCCCAGCTTGCATACAGCTTTGACATTGCCTTGCAGAATGAATTTTCCCTTGAGGAAAACATCGCTCTTGCAAGGCAATTTTTATTGGAGAACTTTGTGAGCCGGGGCATGGTGGTTGACTTCGCCGTACACCAGCCAGACCGGGAGGACGGCGGCATACCCAATCCACATTTTCATGTGCTTTGCCCTATCCGCCCCATCGAGCAGAACGGCAAATGGGGGCTAAAGCAACGCCGGGTGTATGAGCTGGACGAGGACGGCAACCGTATCCGGGACCAGAACGGCGAGTTTGTTTTCAACGCCGTTCCCACTACCGACTGGGGCAGTCCCGAAACGCTGGAATACTGGCGGCAGACATGGGCAGAGTTATGCAACGCCAAGTTTGCGGAAAAGGGGCTTGACGTTCGTATCGACCACCGAAGCTATGAGCGTCAGGGCGTAGAGCTTCTTCCCACCGTCCATGAGGGCGCAACCGTCCGGGCAATGGAGAAGAAAGGTATACGCACCGAGAAAGGCGAGTTCAATCGCTGGATCAGAGCGACCAATGCCGTTATCCGGGACATTAAGAAGAAAATCGCTCTCCTGTTTGATTGGATTGCCGAAGCAAAAGCGGAGCTTGCCAAGCCGCAGGCACCCGACCTTGTTTCTCTGCTGAACGCCTATTACACCCAGCGCAGAGCCGGGGCTTATTCGCAGAAAGGCAAGGTCAGCAACCTAAAGGAGATGAACGAAACTTTCAATTATCTCCGGGCAAACGGCATTTACTCCCTTGAAGATTTGGAACACCGTGTCAGCGAACACAGTGCTGCCACAGAGAGCTTGAAGAAAACGCTGGACGAACAGACCGCCCGAATGAAAGCAATTAAGCAGCTCTATGACAGCTCCGCTGCTTTCCAGAGCTTGAAGCCTGTCTATGACGGCTTGCAGAAAATCAAGTTTGAGAAGCCCAGAGCCAAGTACAAGGCAGAGCATGAAGCGAAACTGAAACAGTTCTACGCCGCCAGACGAAAGCTGACCGGAGAGTTCCCGGACGGCAAGGTGGATATGAAAAAGCTGACCGAAGAGTATGACGAGTTGGAACAGGCGCATGAAACCACCTACGGCGAGTTCAAGACCGTAAGAGACGATTTACACCGTCTTTGGAAGGTCAAGTCATGCGTAGATACTGCCACCCGATTTAACGAGCGCGCAGAGGAACAAAAGCTCCAAAATCGACCCCAAACACGACACAAAAAGGAGGAACTATCCCGATGA